A single genomic interval of uncultured Pseudodesulfovibrio sp. harbors:
- a CDS encoding universal stress protein, whose product MFKKILLATSGDPSTFGAARVAFDMAKRYGAEVLVLNVMGVPTKAFSHVVNDVRTGEEIEVDDEYRAWVEEELKNTFEKQFEKVEFSKILLTTGVPHREILRAARSEDVDMIVMGASSGDSSVYRKGYPGSTLQRVAKAARCPVMTVHRETASYWGGFSNIVFATDFSKQAENAFKFSLAAAKELDCDLTLFHATDISGKVLDQNEIEDQLMAARDRIRGTYVPMMGDFKNFDIEVWEGVPYVEIVKMARERSADLVVMAHHSRELDPERARIGSTMEQVILRAGCPVVSVSKPDKV is encoded by the coding sequence ATGTTCAAAAAGATTCTGTTGGCAACCAGCGGTGATCCGTCCACCTTCGGCGCTGCCCGTGTCGCGTTCGACATGGCCAAGCGCTATGGGGCCGAAGTCCTGGTTCTCAATGTTATGGGAGTGCCGACAAAGGCGTTCTCGCACGTCGTGAATGACGTTCGTACCGGCGAAGAAATCGAGGTCGACGACGAGTACAGGGCCTGGGTCGAAGAGGAACTCAAGAATACGTTCGAAAAGCAGTTCGAAAAGGTTGAGTTCTCCAAGATTCTGCTGACCACGGGTGTGCCGCATCGCGAAATCCTTCGCGCTGCCCGTAGTGAAGACGTGGATATGATCGTGATGGGAGCCAGCTCCGGCGACTCCTCTGTATATCGCAAGGGATATCCCGGCAGCACCTTGCAGCGTGTGGCCAAGGCCGCCCGTTGCCCGGTGATGACCGTGCACAGGGAAACCGCATCCTACTGGGGCGGATTCAGCAACATCGTATTTGCTACCGACTTCTCCAAGCAGGCTGAAAATGCATTCAAGTTCTCTCTTGCTGCGGCAAAGGAGCTGGACTGCGATCTGACCCTGTTCCATGCAACGGATATCAGCGGCAAGGTCCTCGACCAGAATGAAATCGAGGATCAGCTCATGGCCGCTCGGGATCGCATCAGAGGGACGTATGTGCCGATGATGGGCGATTTCAAGAACTTCGATATCGAAGTGTGGGAAGGCGTTCCGTATGTGGAAATCGTCAAGATGGCCCGTGAACGCTCTGCGGATCTCGTGGTCATGGCGCATCACTCCAGGGAACTGGATCCGGAACGTGCCCGTATCGGTTCAACCATGGAGCAGGTCATTCTGCGTGCCGGTTGTCCGG
- a CDS encoding sulfate respiration complex iron-sulfur protein HmcF, protein MPEGQFCNRQPIDTDEQLKLTLGDKGGAQYYEEMKSLDVDTEALWSLIQKTMKSRTKTWLEICAHCGLCAESCFLYQVNDRVPEQVPSYKIQSTLGQMVKKKGKVDNEFMRHCMDVAWSKCTCCNRCGMYCPHGIDMGVMFSYLRGLLYSQGFVPWELKIGSGMHRVYRAQMDVTTEDWVETCEWMAEETEEEWPGLEIPVDKEGADIMYTCNAREPKHYPEDIAEAAILFHVAGENWTVPSEGWEQTSLSMFAGDWQCCKDNVQNVYDALDRLKPKRAIGTECGHAHRATVIEGPYWVGREDGQPPVPYIHYVEWLAEALRTGKLKIDPAKRIKEPVTLQDSCNYVRNQGLKDVTREIISYIVEPGYFVEMAPNREHNYCCGGGGGFNGIGKYREQRNVALRKKMDQILDTGCKLVIAPCHNCWDAIRDLEEEYEIGIRWSFLKPLVIGMLDVPEHLLPKDE, encoded by the coding sequence ATGCCCGAAGGACAATTTTGCAACAGGCAGCCCATCGATACCGATGAACAGCTCAAGCTGACTCTCGGTGATAAGGGCGGCGCGCAATATTACGAAGAAATGAAGTCGCTGGACGTCGACACTGAGGCTCTCTGGAGCCTCATTCAGAAGACCATGAAGTCCAGAACGAAAACCTGGCTTGAGATTTGTGCTCATTGCGGCCTTTGTGCCGAGAGCTGTTTTCTCTATCAGGTGAATGACAGGGTGCCCGAACAGGTTCCCTCATACAAGATTCAGTCTACGCTGGGTCAGATGGTCAAGAAAAAAGGCAAGGTAGACAACGAGTTCATGCGTCACTGCATGGATGTCGCGTGGTCGAAGTGCACCTGCTGCAACCGTTGCGGCATGTACTGCCCCCACGGCATCGACATGGGTGTCATGTTCTCCTACCTTCGCGGCCTGCTTTATTCTCAGGGATTTGTGCCTTGGGAACTGAAGATTGGTTCCGGCATGCACCGCGTGTACCGTGCCCAGATGGACGTCACCACGGAAGACTGGGTCGAGACATGCGAATGGATGGCCGAGGAAACCGAGGAAGAATGGCCGGGGCTCGAGATTCCTGTAGACAAGGAAGGCGCGGACATCATGTACACATGCAATGCCCGTGAGCCCAAGCACTACCCGGAAGATATCGCTGAAGCTGCGATCCTCTTCCATGTCGCCGGTGAAAACTGGACCGTTCCTTCCGAGGGATGGGAACAGACTTCTCTGTCCATGTTTGCAGGGGACTGGCAGTGCTGCAAGGATAACGTCCAGAATGTCTACGACGCTCTGGACCGCCTCAAGCCCAAGCGTGCCATCGGCACCGAGTGCGGTCACGCACACAGGGCCACGGTCATTGAAGGCCCGTACTGGGTCGGCCGTGAGGACGGGCAGCCTCCCGTTCCTTACATTCACTATGTAGAATGGCTTGCCGAAGCCTTGCGGACCGGCAAGCTCAAGATTGATCCCGCAAAGCGCATCAAGGAACCGGTTACCTTGCAGGATTCCTGCAACTACGTGCGTAATCAGGGCTTGAAAGATGTTACTCGTGAGATCATCAGTTATATTGTTGAACCGGGCTATTTCGTTGAAATGGCACCCAACCGCGAGCACAACTACTGCTGCGGCGGCGGTGGCGGATTCAACGGTATCGGTAAATATCGCGAGCAGCGCAACGTGGCTCTCCGCAAGAAGATGGATCAGATTCTTGATACGGGCTGCAAACTGGTCATCGCTCCCTGCCATAACTGCTGGGACGCCATTCGCGATCTTGAGGAAGAGTATGAGATCGGCATCCGCTGGTCCTTCCTGAAGCCGTTGGTCATCGGGATGCTTGATGTTCCCGAGCACCTGCTGCCCAAGGATGAGTAA
- a CDS encoding sulfate respiration complex protein HmcE — translation MYDFLTGPMLWLTFVVSFGGLIVRAVMYIKGLSWQLDRVAYRPNMSYGLRGAWRSILAFIIPFNSRPQRIRPGFTIIFFAFHIGLLVTPIFLEAHNVMLRDAFGISLPALPTGVADFLAWTCLVGGLFMVLRRIAFPEVRILTTSYDYLLLVISVMPFITGLVARYEMGDYNFWLMAHIISGEIWLLCLPFTKLSHSILFFMSRMQLGMDYGIKRGGMKGSDMAW, via the coding sequence ATGTACGATTTTCTGACTGGGCCGATGCTCTGGCTGACGTTTGTCGTCAGCTTCGGCGGCCTGATCGTTCGTGCCGTGATGTATATCAAAGGTTTGAGCTGGCAGCTTGATCGCGTGGCATACCGCCCCAACATGAGCTACGGTCTCAGGGGTGCATGGCGCTCCATTCTGGCCTTCATAATACCGTTCAATTCCAGACCCCAGCGTATTCGCCCGGGTTTCACCATCATCTTCTTTGCCTTCCATATCGGTTTGCTCGTCACTCCGATTTTCCTGGAAGCGCACAACGTGATGCTGCGTGATGCCTTCGGGATCAGTCTGCCTGCACTGCCTACCGGTGTGGCCGACTTCCTCGCATGGACATGTCTGGTCGGTGGTCTGTTCATGGTGCTTCGCCGGATCGCGTTTCCGGAAGTACGCATTCTGACCACGTCTTATGACTATCTGCTGTTGGTCATCTCCGTGATGCCGTTCATCACCGGTCTGGTGGCACGCTATGAAATGGGAGACTACAACTTCTGGTTGATGGCTCACATCATCAGCGGCGAGATCTGGCTTCTGTGCCTGCCTTTCACCAAGCTCAGCCATTCCATTCTGTTCTTCATGTCCCGCATGCAGCTCGGTATGGATTACGGCATCAAGCGCGGTGGAATGAAAGGCTCGGACATGGCCTGGTAG
- a CDS encoding sulfate respiration complex protein HmcD, producing MEFYNLQEYYTHTKGIVYLLMGGILVGVTLYWQFLMGGNKKDD from the coding sequence ATGGAATTCTACAATCTTCAAGAATACTACACGCATACCAAGGGAATCGTTTATCTGCTGATGGGCGGAATCCTTGTAGGCGTCACCCTGTACTGGCAGTTCCTCATGGGTGGGAACAAAAAGGACGACTAA
- the hybB gene encoding sulfate respiration complex protein HmcC → MSVDITAAEKKSLFTPFNIIAGIILIAGLVATVMRFTGGIGAVTNLDQNNPWGIWIGFDLMCGVALAAGGYTTSAACYVFGLKKFHAGVRPAILTAFLGYALVVFALGYDVGRPWRLPYPLFVSQGTTSLLFEVGLCVMLYLTVLFIEFTPALFEWLGMKKIRNIVVKLTLALTIFGVVLSTLHQSSLGALFTIAPSKLHPLWYSPYLPVFFFVSSIAAGMSMVIFEGTLSHKPMHHLMDAEYLDNHDSLILGFGKAASLVLFGYFAIKMIGLAYDNNWHYLNTGYGAWFMVEMLGFVALPSFLYAIGVRDKNITLIKWAAGLTVLGIIVNRFNISMIAFNYHLPSADRYFPSWGEITVSLFVVTIGVCVFRFITTRMPIFYEHPDYKGEH, encoded by the coding sequence ATGTCCGTTGACATCACTGCGGCTGAAAAGAAATCTCTTTTCACGCCGTTCAATATCATTGCTGGAATTATTCTCATTGCCGGTCTCGTAGCGACGGTGATGCGTTTCACCGGCGGCATCGGTGCCGTTACCAACCTTGACCAGAACAACCCCTGGGGCATCTGGATCGGTTTCGATCTGATGTGCGGTGTTGCGCTGGCAGCCGGTGGATACACCACTTCTGCCGCCTGCTACGTGTTTGGTCTGAAAAAGTTCCACGCCGGAGTTCGTCCGGCCATCCTGACCGCCTTCCTGGGTTATGCCCTGGTGGTCTTCGCACTCGGTTACGACGTCGGCCGTCCCTGGCGTCTGCCTTATCCGCTCTTCGTTTCTCAGGGCACCACGTCCCTGCTGTTCGAAGTCGGTCTGTGCGTCATGCTGTACCTGACCGTGTTGTTCATCGAATTCACTCCGGCCCTGTTCGAGTGGCTGGGCATGAAGAAGATCCGCAACATCGTTGTCAAGCTGACCCTGGCCCTCACCATCTTCGGTGTGGTCCTGTCCACCCTGCATCAGTCTTCTCTCGGCGCGCTGTTCACCATCGCTCCGTCGAAGCTGCATCCGCTGTGGTATTCGCCATATCTGCCAGTGTTCTTCTTCGTGTCGAGCATCGCCGCAGGCATGTCCATGGTCATCTTCGAAGGTACGCTCTCCCATAAGCCCATGCACCACTTGATGGACGCGGAGTACCTGGACAACCACGACAGCCTCATCCTTGGCTTCGGTAAGGCTGCCTCACTGGTTCTGTTCGGGTACTTCGCCATCAAGATGATTGGTTTGGCATATGATAACAATTGGCACTACCTGAACACTGGCTACGGCGCATGGTTCATGGTGGAGATGCTCGGATTCGTTGCGCTGCCGTCATTCCTTTATGCAATCGGCGTTCGTGACAAGAACATCACCCTGATCAAGTGGGCCGCAGGACTGACCGTTCTCGGCATCATCGTCAACCGCTTCAATATCTCCATGATCGCCTTTAACTACCATCTGCCTTCCGCAGATCGGTACTTCCCGAGCTGGGGTGAGATTACCGTCTCCCTGTTCGTGGTGACCATCGGTGTATGCGTGTTCCGTTTCATAACCACCAGAATGCCCATTTTCTATGAGCATCCTGATTACAAGGGCGAGCACTAA
- a CDS encoding sulfate respiration complex iron-sulfur protein HmcB: MLRRTFLGLLGTAGATAAISTPAVAGGKEFAPHPDTLGVLFDATRCIGCRKCEAACNEVNNLPAPEKKFDDLTVLDQKRRTDDKTLTVVNKYQGKGGPVFRKSQCNHCLEPACASACFVKAFKKLPNGAVEYDASVCVGCRYCMVACPFEIPAYEYDEPLTPRVMKCTMCAPRLAEGKLPGCVEQCPKEALTIGLRKDIIKIARERIRKYPERYVDHIYGENEMGGTSWMYISGEPFSEIGMREDLGTTSAPELTSGALAAVPIVVGLWPVLLGGIYAVSKRKDKIANDERVAAVKEALAKAGAEAEKKLSEELGKAEVANKRRIEVEVKKAVEEALSAKDEESASGEEEA, translated from the coding sequence ATGTTACGTAGAACATTCCTCGGACTGTTGGGCACCGCAGGCGCGACTGCCGCGATTTCCACACCGGCTGTAGCCGGAGGGAAGGAGTTTGCGCCTCATCCTGACACGCTGGGTGTATTGTTTGACGCCACTCGCTGCATTGGTTGCCGCAAATGCGAAGCAGCATGCAACGAAGTCAACAATCTGCCTGCACCCGAAAAGAAGTTTGACGATTTGACGGTCTTGGACCAGAAGCGTCGAACCGACGATAAAACTCTCACTGTTGTTAACAAGTATCAGGGCAAAGGCGGCCCGGTGTTCCGCAAAAGCCAGTGCAATCACTGTCTGGAACCTGCCTGTGCCTCCGCCTGTTTTGTCAAGGCCTTCAAGAAGCTGCCCAACGGCGCGGTCGAATACGATGCGTCTGTCTGTGTCGGCTGTCGTTACTGCATGGTCGCGTGTCCGTTCGAGATTCCGGCCTACGAGTATGACGAGCCTCTCACCCCGAGGGTCATGAAATGCACCATGTGTGCACCGCGTCTGGCCGAGGGCAAGCTCCCCGGTTGTGTGGAGCAGTGTCCCAAGGAAGCCCTGACCATCGGTCTGCGTAAAGATATCATCAAGATCGCCCGTGAACGTATCCGCAAGTACCCTGAAAGGTATGTGGATCACATTTACGGCGAGAATGAAATGGGCGGTACGAGCTGGATGTACATTTCCGGTGAGCCGTTCAGCGAAATCGGCATGCGTGAGGATCTCGGAACGACTTCCGCTCCCGAACTGACTTCCGGCGCTTTGGCCGCTGTGCCCATCGTGGTCGGTCTCTGGCCTGTGCTGCTGGGCGGTATTTATGCCGTGAGCAAGCGTAAGGACAAGATCGCCAACGACGAACGCGTTGCCGCAGTCAAGGAAGCATTGGCCAAGGCTGGCGCTGAAGCCGAGAAGAAGCTTTCCGAAGAACTGGGCAAGGCCGAGGTCGCCAACAAGCGGCGCATCGAGGTCGAAGTCAAGAAAGCCGTTGAAGAAGCTCTGTCCGCCAAGGACGAAGAATCCGCATCCGGTGAGGAGGAGGCCTAA
- a CDS encoding cytochrome c3 family protein yields MANGKRIMRLTAILVVLAGVLGFQLEAMGMLGSAADDAKGRPDVIMIDTIARLGELEQSAAVFLHDTHTKALKEQGLDCQSCHKTDDKGKMSLKFKRLEGENQPELTAAELKDIYHDGCISCHTETADKNLKTGPMVGECRSCHQERPGFAADRVDAGMDNVLHYAHWSSKEIPMDAGKDTNCGACHTKQGEEDGWRFDPANAGKPMSEVYHNQCVTCHQSLAVKKAEKTGPVECASCHGANEVAVIKAKGAKMVREMGGELPRLPRKQPDAVLMMLKRSENEPKPEKATGMAPVAFDHKFHEGAVDTCNACHVKGVNAPMDVSFEAMHNENSDSSCIGCHAKEQQRPECASCHFMRSNEVKPSDASCISCHKPVENGDVLMTASDEAKAAEAALLIAARPEKLQLPALDAIPETVTIDAMVDKYQASKMPHRKIVLSIADKIKDSGLASTFHATPEALCAGCHHNAPATVNPPKCGSCHAKPFTETDSAKPGLKAAYHGQCMGCHTEMKLEKPAATNCVACHELKK; encoded by the coding sequence ATGGCAAACGGTAAAAGGATAATGCGATTGACTGCCATCTTGGTTGTGCTGGCAGGCGTGCTCGGGTTCCAGTTGGAAGCCATGGGCATGCTGGGTTCTGCGGCGGATGACGCCAAGGGACGGCCAGACGTGATCATGATCGACACCATCGCGAGGCTAGGGGAGCTGGAACAGTCTGCTGCCGTGTTTTTACACGACACGCACACCAAGGCGCTGAAAGAGCAGGGCCTTGACTGCCAGTCCTGCCACAAGACGGATGACAAGGGGAAAATGTCCCTGAAGTTCAAACGCCTTGAAGGTGAAAATCAGCCGGAGCTGACTGCTGCCGAGCTGAAAGACATTTATCATGACGGCTGTATTTCCTGTCATACGGAAACTGCGGACAAGAACCTCAAGACCGGACCCATGGTCGGGGAATGTCGCAGCTGTCATCAGGAAAGACCTGGATTCGCCGCAGATCGCGTCGATGCAGGCATGGACAACGTGCTTCACTACGCACACTGGAGTTCGAAAGAGATTCCGATGGATGCGGGCAAGGACACCAACTGTGGTGCCTGCCATACGAAGCAGGGCGAGGAAGACGGATGGCGTTTTGATCCTGCGAATGCAGGCAAGCCCATGAGTGAAGTGTATCACAACCAGTGTGTGACCTGTCACCAGTCGCTCGCCGTCAAGAAGGCCGAAAAGACCGGACCGGTCGAATGTGCCAGCTGTCATGGTGCTAACGAAGTTGCTGTCATCAAGGCCAAAGGCGCCAAGATGGTTCGCGAAATGGGCGGCGAATTGCCGCGTCTGCCGCGCAAGCAGCCTGACGCAGTGCTTATGATGCTCAAGCGTTCGGAGAACGAACCCAAGCCTGAAAAGGCAACCGGCATGGCTCCGGTAGCATTTGACCACAAGTTCCATGAAGGAGCTGTGGACACATGCAACGCATGTCACGTGAAGGGCGTTAATGCTCCCATGGATGTGAGTTTTGAAGCCATGCACAACGAAAATTCCGACAGTTCCTGTATCGGTTGCCACGCCAAGGAACAGCAGCGTCCGGAATGTGCCAGCTGTCACTTCATGCGTAGCAACGAGGTCAAGCCGTCTGATGCGTCTTGCATCTCCTGTCACAAGCCCGTTGAAAATGGTGATGTTCTGATGACCGCCTCTGATGAGGCCAAGGCTGCCGAAGCTGCACTGCTTATCGCGGCACGTCCCGAGAAGCTTCAGTTGCCGGCTCTTGACGCTATCCCGGAAACCGTGACCATCGATGCCATGGTGGACAAGTATCAGGCCAGCAAAATGCCGCATCGCAAGATCGTGCTTTCCATTGCTGACAAGATCAAGGACAGCGGGTTGGCTTCGACTTTCCATGCCACTCCCGAGGCTCTTTGTGCTGGTTGTCACCACAACGCTCCGGCGACAGTGAATCCGCCCAAGTGCGGAAGCTGCCATGCCAAGCCGTTCACGGAGACTGATTCCGCCAAGCCCGGTCTCAAGGCCGCCTATCACGGTCAGTGCATGGGTTGTCATACTGAAATGAAGCTCGAAAAGCCCGCTGCCACCAATTGTGTCGCGTGCCACGAGTTGAAGAAATAA
- a CDS encoding aldehyde ferredoxin oxidoreductase C-terminal domain-containing protein, protein MPRILRINTRTKEYSFEEVGPYANLGGRALTSRIINKEVPADCHPLSSENKLVFATGLLGGSTAANSGRLSVGTKSPLTGGIKESNSGGLFAHKMPKMDLLAIILEDKPAEAAPFSTLFISEDKVEFRDASNIMGVDNYPAHDKLLEEYGDKLCCGMIGPAGETLRKTATIQFTDPYKRPARSAGRGGTGAVMGSKKIKAIILDSAVNNKVGAADVDAFKAARKEWVGILQGHPVTSQGLPGFGTSILVNLVNEAGALPTKNFRFGQCDHAADISGEKIAELIESRKGKTTEGCHTGCVIQCSQQYNNADGEYVTSGFEYETVWAFGANALIQDVDDIAALDRLCDEKGMDTIEAGNTIAVAMDGGILPWGDGKAAIELLSKVGTDDPMGMILGNGVDFAGGAFGVERLPTVKGQSMPAYDPRAVKGVGVTYATTTMGADHTAGYGVCQNILKVGGDVDGHKKEGNVELSKNLQIATAAIDSMGFCLFVAFAVLDSENGVQAMADLVQAYTGNTFTADDLVNLGVNALKDEQDFNKRAGFTKMDDKLPRFFETDPLPPHNVVWDIDEDELQGAKV, encoded by the coding sequence ATGCCCAGAATTCTCAGAATCAACACCCGTACCAAAGAGTACAGCTTTGAAGAAGTCGGACCTTACGCGAACCTCGGTGGTCGCGCCCTGACTTCCCGTATCATCAACAAGGAAGTTCCTGCGGACTGCCATCCGCTGTCTTCTGAAAACAAACTGGTTTTTGCCACAGGACTGCTCGGCGGCTCCACGGCAGCAAACTCCGGCCGTCTTTCCGTCGGCACCAAATCTCCGCTGACCGGCGGCATCAAAGAATCCAACTCCGGCGGCCTGTTCGCCCACAAGATGCCCAAAATGGATCTGCTTGCCATCATCCTTGAAGACAAGCCTGCTGAAGCAGCTCCGTTCAGCACCCTGTTCATCTCCGAAGACAAGGTCGAATTCAGGGATGCTTCCAACATCATGGGCGTGGACAACTACCCCGCTCACGACAAACTTCTCGAAGAATACGGCGACAAACTGTGTTGCGGCATGATCGGCCCCGCCGGTGAAACCCTTCGCAAGACTGCCACCATCCAGTTCACCGATCCCTACAAGCGTCCCGCACGTTCTGCCGGACGCGGCGGCACCGGTGCTGTCATGGGTTCCAAGAAGATCAAGGCCATCATCCTTGACTCCGCCGTCAACAACAAGGTCGGCGCTGCCGATGTCGACGCCTTCAAGGCCGCTCGCAAGGAATGGGTCGGCATCCTTCAGGGACACCCTGTCACCAGCCAGGGCCTGCCCGGATTCGGTACCTCCATTCTGGTCAACCTTGTCAACGAAGCTGGCGCACTGCCTACCAAGAACTTCCGCTTTGGCCAGTGCGATCACGCAGCAGACATCTCCGGTGAAAAAATCGCCGAGCTCATCGAATCGCGCAAAGGCAAGACCACCGAAGGTTGCCACACCGGTTGCGTCATCCAGTGCTCCCAGCAGTACAACAATGCCGACGGTGAATATGTCACCTCCGGTTTCGAATACGAGACCGTCTGGGCATTCGGTGCAAACGCACTCATTCAGGATGTCGACGACATCGCAGCCCTTGACCGCCTCTGCGACGAAAAGGGAATGGATACCATCGAAGCCGGAAACACCATTGCAGTCGCCATGGACGGCGGAATCCTTCCCTGGGGCGACGGCAAGGCCGCTATCGAACTGCTGTCCAAAGTCGGCACCGACGATCCCATGGGAATGATCCTGGGTAACGGTGTGGACTTCGCGGGCGGTGCCTTCGGCGTCGAACGCCTGCCTACCGTCAAGGGACAGTCCATGCCTGCTTACGATCCTCGTGCAGTCAAGGGCGTCGGCGTCACCTATGCAACAACGACCATGGGCGCTGACCACACTGCCGGTTACGGCGTCTGCCAAAATATCCTCAAAGTCGGCGGCGACGTTGACGGTCACAAGAAGGAAGGCAACGTCGAACTGTCCAAGAATCTCCAGATTGCCACCGCAGCCATCGACTCCATGGGCTTCTGCCTGTTCGTGGCTTTCGCCGTTCTGGATTCGGAAAACGGCGTACAGGCCATGGCCGATCTGGTTCAGGCATACACAGGCAACACCTTCACAGCCGACGATCTGGTCAATCTGGGCGTGAACGCACTGAAGGACGAGCAGGACTTCAACAAGCGCGCAGGCTTCACCAAAATGGACGACAAACTGCCCCGCTTCTTCGAAACCGATCCCCTTCCGCCTCACAACGTGGTTTGGGACATCGACGAAGACGAACTTCAGGGCGCCAAGGTCTAA
- a CDS encoding MoaD/ThiS family protein produces the protein MGIEIKCFATLARFLPENGDDYPLAKGETVKSLVDALGIPEDEIALIFINSCRAYLESELADGDRVGLFPPVGGG, from the coding sequence ATGGGAATTGAAATCAAATGCTTTGCGACACTGGCCAGGTTCCTGCCCGAGAATGGCGACGACTACCCTCTTGCCAAAGGTGAAACCGTCAAGTCACTGGTTGACGCGCTCGGAATTCCTGAAGACGAGATTGCACTCATATTCATTAATTCATGCCGCGCCTATCTGGAAAGCGAACTTGCCGATGGAGACCGTGTCGGCCTGTTCCCACCTGTAGGAGGCGGTTAG
- a CDS encoding ThiF family adenylyltransferase, whose protein sequence is MSDSLQSAIQASAVRQELPTGGSGDCISLSDVAEIAIRHHQSGHVVEAEALKMGIHPQRYLRNMNDISAASQVQLLESSVAQVGLGGLGGSLLEIFLRTGIGRIRGADGDVFEESNLNRQALSSPSNLGISKAHAARDRAQAINPSVDFAAQDTFLDDKSLPEFLNGCDIAIDALGGLDMRRSLQQAATDAGIPLVTGALAGWTGYVGVVMPGQTGPADIMGINNAAEEALGCPAAAVTCIASIMATETIKTLTQASSLKGKMLIIDLKSLSFETIII, encoded by the coding sequence ATGTCTGACTCTCTCCAGAGCGCAATTCAGGCATCTGCTGTCAGACAGGAACTGCCTACCGGCGGGAGTGGGGATTGCATCAGCCTTTCGGACGTGGCGGAAATCGCAATTCGCCACCACCAATCCGGCCATGTCGTTGAAGCCGAAGCATTGAAAATGGGAATTCACCCACAACGCTACCTTCGCAACATGAACGACATTTCCGCAGCGTCACAGGTTCAACTCTTGGAATCTTCGGTTGCACAGGTCGGGCTTGGCGGTCTCGGTGGAAGCCTTCTGGAAATATTTCTCCGAACCGGTATCGGCAGGATTCGCGGTGCGGACGGTGACGTCTTCGAGGAATCCAACCTCAACCGCCAAGCACTCTCCTCTCCGAGCAATTTAGGCATCTCCAAAGCCCATGCAGCCAGAGACCGGGCGCAAGCCATCAACCCTTCAGTCGATTTCGCCGCACAAGACACATTTCTTGACGACAAATCACTGCCGGAATTCCTCAACGGCTGTGATATCGCGATCGATGCGCTTGGAGGGTTGGACATGCGCCGCTCTCTTCAGCAAGCTGCAACCGATGCCGGCATCCCGCTTGTTACTGGCGCTCTGGCCGGATGGACCGGTTATGTCGGTGTTGTCATGCCCGGTCAGACAGGACCGGCTGACATCATGGGGATCAACAACGCCGCAGAGGAAGCCCTCGGCTGTCCAGCCGCTGCGGTCACCTGCATAGCTTCAATCATGGCCACAGAAACCATCAAGACACTCACCCAAGCATCTTCACTTAAAGGGAAAATGCTTATTATCGACCTGAAATCACTTTCTTTTGAGACTATCATCATATAG
- a CDS encoding LysR family transcriptional regulator, producing the protein MTKNTTLRLRVWIEQEEETYIGIGSTLLLQHIEKLGSLRKAAEALGMSYRRAWGKLKKAEQRIGQPLVEKTKGNGQRFNLSPLGKELMDRFLDFYLDVEEYATKRASEVLGMDIQKSGEFYRDDKQ; encoded by the coding sequence ATGACCAAAAATACAACTCTCAGACTTCGTGTATGGATCGAACAGGAAGAAGAAACCTACATAGGCATAGGCAGCACCCTGCTTCTGCAACACATTGAAAAACTCGGCTCTCTGCGTAAAGCGGCAGAGGCGCTCGGGATGTCCTACCGACGAGCTTGGGGAAAACTGAAAAAAGCCGAACAGCGCATAGGCCAGCCTCTGGTAGAAAAGACCAAAGGAAATGGGCAGCGCTTCAATCTGTCCCCACTCGGCAAGGAACTCATGGACAGGTTTCTGGATTTTTATCTCGACGTGGAAGAATACGCCACAAAACGAGCCTCTGAAGTCCTTGGAATGGACATCCAAAAATCCGGTGAATTCTACCGGGATGACAAACAATAG